The DNA segment AGTCATCGGTCTCCCTGAGGGACAGTTCGATGAATAATTTTACGTCATCGGAGAGCTGCCTGAGCACCCTTTTTAAGGCTTCTGCATTATCCATATATATCCCTCCTGACGTTTAATTCAATTATAGTTGAATTGGCTATTCGGTCAATTTGAACTTCAACGCATCAGATGACATAACAACTCCGGCTTTAACTGCTTCCGCTGCGGGAGGCCTGAAATGGCGGGTTAACGGTCTTCAGATCTCAAATGCTGCGTCTGTGCCAACGGGCCCGTGTGTGCTGTAGCACTCCACCCTGTTTCTGCCGTTGTTTTTGGCTGCATAAAGGGCCTCGTCAGACCTTCTGACGAATTCATCCGTGCTCAGACCACTGTCATAGGCTGACACGCCGATGCTTATGGTAATGGTGCCGACAGTGTCGTGCTCCGTGTTTTCGATCGCAGCCCTGATCTTTTCGGCGAGTGCCAAAGCGCTTTCAACAGTTGTCTCGGTAGCCAATACCGCAAATTCCTCTCCGCCGATACGTCCCAGTACATCTGATTTCCTTATATGATCAATGACTACGGCTGCGGTTTTCTTCAGCACCTTGTCCCCGGCAGCATGGCCGAAGGTATCGTTTACGGCCTTGAAATGGTCGATATCAAACATGATCAGCGAGAGCGATCTGGCATACCTCTCGGCCCTCGCTTTCTCCTGCTCAAGGATTTCGTAAAATTTTCTTCTGTTTAAAATGCCGGTAAGCGCGTCCTTTTCAGCGAACTCCCTCAGTTTCTGCTCTGCCTGTTTTCTCTCCGTAATGTCCCCGATAATCCCGACTGCATGCCACTGATCTTTGATCCTGATGCCTGATATGGAGAGATCCACCGGGAACTCAGTGCCGTCTTTCTTCTGGGCGGTCATCTCAAGTGTTTTGCCTACAACGGCACCTGCCCCTGTTGTTGCAAACACTGCAAACCCCTTCCGGAAATCCTCGTAATGCCGCCTCGGGACGATAATTTTATGCAGGTCCTTGCCCATCGCCTCTTCCGCCAAATATCCAAACAGCCTTTCAGCCGCAGGGTTCCAGAAGGACACCGCGCCGTCGGCATCGATCATCACTATGGCGCTGCCTGCCATCTCCGTAATGGTGCGCATGCGTTCCTCGCTCTCCCGAAGGGCATTCTCGGCCACAATCCGCTCGGTAATTACCTTTGCGGTTGCGATAAAATGGGTGATAACATTCTGTTCGTTGCGCATCGGCGTGATGGTGCATTCATCGTAGTACAGTTCCCCGTTTTTCTTCCGATTGATAAAAACATCCCGGTATATCTTCCCGGCAAGGATTGTCTCCCACAACTGCCGGTAAAAATCATCGCTATGAAGTCCGGACTTGAGTATGCGGGGGGTCTTGCCTACGGCCTCTTCCCTTGTATAGCCCGTGAGGTTCTCGAACGCGGGGTTAACATATTCGATCACTCCGCTGCTATTCGTTATCACGATCATATCCGCAGCCTTTTCTACGGCAGTGGAGAGTTTCCTCATCTGCGTTTCTGCAGCTTTTCGCGCAGTGATATTCCTCGATACATGAATGACCCGGACGACCTGGCCGCTGTCATTTCGTATGGGACTGGTGGAGACCTCCGCATGGATCTTTCTGCCGTCTGCGCAGAAGTGTACGTGTTCGTAGGTGGCGTATCTGCCGAGGTTGACCGTATCGTAGAGCGGACAGGGATGGCCGGGCGCAGCGCACGGGGCGGCAGAGCGATGTGTCACCTCATGGCAGGTTTTCCCTATAACTTCATTCCTTGTCAGGCCCATCTCAGAGAGAAAGGCCGCATTGACGTCGACTATCCTGAAATCGTGCGTGTCGATTACTGAAATGGCATCATGCATGCCGTTGAGGACGGTTTCTGTGAATTCCCTGTCACGCCGTGACATCTCCTCGGCCTTCTCGGCCCGCGAAATCAAAACCCCGGCGTAGAAACCGAAACCGATAAAGGAAAGAAAGACAAAGAGCCGCATCCAGAGCTCTCCGGCTTGAAGGGAAACAATTTGATGCAGAAACGAGCTTTCGAGCAGGTAAGAGTCAACAGCCGAGTCGAGCAGCCAAAAAAGAACGCCTAAGAGTGCGCTGATCAGCAGCATTTTTCCAATAATCCGGTAATGGTTCATCCGTTATAAGCACCTATCCTGCAGATCTTGTCGTATGACAGAGTATGCTCCGCCCTGTCGCAACTCTCCAACTCTTACGGAAACCGATTAATAATCTATACACAGTATAGCAGGCAAAGGTGCTTACTCCTAGTGCCTCACTGATAAAGAGCCGGGGTAACCGAATATTCATCTGTCTGTAACAATATTGTAACAATCGTGAGATACTATTAGTTAAGAACACTCAAGGAGGACATATGAAACTGATTAAACTAGTATTGGCATTAGCATTGGTCTTCTCTGCCGCGCATGTTCAGGCCGCAGAAACACTCAACGGTGCAGGCGCAACATTCCCATACCCTGTATACTCGGCATGGGCCTTCGAATATAACAAGATCGCCGGCGTGCAGCTGAATTATCAGTCGATCGGCTCCGGCGGTGGAGTGAGGCAGGTTTCTGAGCGGACGGTCCATTTCGGCGCATCGGATGATCCGCTCAAACCCGAACAGCTCCAGAAGGACAAGCTGCTTCAGTTCCCTGCAGTGATTGGCGGAGTTGTGCCTGTCGGCAATCTTGAGGGCATTAATCCGGGCCAGCTCAAGCTTGATTCCGACACACTCTGCAGGATCTTCCTCGGCGAGATCAAAACGTGGGATGCTGCAGCAGTGCAGAAGTTGAATCCCGGGCTGAAACTCCCGCAGGGTGAGATCACAGTGGTCTATCGCTCTGACGGCTCCGGCACCACTGCCATATTTACCCATTATATGGCAGAGGCCTGTCCGGCCTGGAAGACCAAGGTCGGAGAAGGAAAGGCCGTGAAATTCCCGATTGGAATAGGAGGCAAGGGGAATGAAGGAGTTGCCAATTATGTGAAGAGGACAAAAAATGCGATCGGTTATGTCGAATTTGCCTATGCAAAGCAGAATAAGCTCGACTACACGCAGCTTAAGAATAAGGCAGGCAACTTTGTGGAGCCCGGCTTTGCAAGCTTTGAGGATGCTGCTGAAACAGGAGACTTTGACGCAAAGAAGGACTTTCACCTCTGGCTCACAAATGCTCCGGGCAAGAATTCCTGGCCGATAGCAGGTGCGACCTTCATTCTCCTTGCCAGGGAAAAGATCGATTCCAATAAGAATGTTGTGAAATTCTTTGACTGGGCATTTAAAAACGGGGACAATAAGGCGAAGGAACTGGTGTACGTTCCCTTACCGAAATCTCTGAAAGAGAAGGTCAGGACGTACTGGAAGGCAAACGGCATTCAATAAAGATACAACCCCTCCTCAACCTCCCCTTACATTAAGGGGAGGCAGGGGAATTAACGGGAGAAATTGAAAGATAATTTAATATGGCAGCGATATCAAAAAAGAACCCGATTGATCTGATCTTTTCGTTCATCACCGCGCTTGCGTCCTTCTCGGTGATCGTCTTCATAGTGGGCATCCTGTATGTGCTCGTCTCCGAATCTTCCCTGGCCATAGGCAGGTTCGGCATCATCAAATTCCTGACCTCAACACACTGGAACCCGGTCACCGAGTCCTTCGGTGCACTTACGAACATCTACGGCACTATCCTCACGACGTTCATCTCTCTTCTTATCGCCATACCGGTTGCGATCGGTATGGCAGTATTCGTTACCGAAATATCCCCGAACTTCCTGAAGACCCCTATCGGCATTGCCATCGAACTGCTGGCTGCCATACCGAGCATTATCTACGGCATGTGGGGCCTCTTCACCCTGTCACCGATCATGGCCAACTATGTCGAGCCCTTTTTGAAGAAAGCGACGGCCGGCATTCCGCTTGTGAACATCCTGTTCCATGGCACTCCCATGGGCATCGATATCCTGACCGCAAGCATTATCCTGAGCATTATGATTATTCCCTTCACTGCCAGCATATCGAGGGACTCGTTCAACCTTACCCCTGCGGTGGTGAAGGAATCGGCGTACGCGCTCGGCGCAACAAAGTGGGAAGTGGTGAAGAACGTGGTTATCCCCTATTCGAAACTCGGCGTATTTGGCGGCATTGTCCTGTCTCTGGGAAGGGCGCTCGGCGAGACTATGGCAGTCGCCTTTGTGCTCGGCAACAACCACAGGATCACGACATCGCTCCTTGACGCTGCAGCCACCATAACGGTCACGCTCGCCAATGAATTTGCAGAGGCTGACAATGATGTGTACCTGTCTGCGCTCTTTTATCTTGCGCTGGTACTTTTTGTGATGAGCTTCATCACCCTTGCGATAGCAAAGTTCTTTCTGCTTAAGGCAGAGAGGAAGTATTCGCGATGACCAGCCAGCAGAAAAGAAAGATCGAAGGCAGCATTGCGCTTACGCTCAGCACCCTTGCTGCTGTTCTGGGGCTTTTCTGGCTGGTCTTTATCCTTGGTGATGTCCTGGTGCATGGCCTCAAGGCCCTGAATTTCAGCCTCTTCATCAACGATCCTTCACCGCCGGGCACGGACGGTGGAGGCCTGAAAAACGCCTTTGTCGGACAGCTTATCATAACGATCTTTGCGACCCTGATAGGGGTGCCAATCGGCGTATTGGGAGGGACCTTTTTGGCAGAGTATGCACGGGGAAGTAAGATCGCACGGATCATCAGCATACTCTCAGACATCATGGTGAGCGTGCCCTCGATCGTCATCGGTACGTTCATCTATGCAGTGCTGGTCAGACCGATCGGTCACTTCAGCGGATGGGCAGGGGCCATAGCGCTCTCGATCATTATGATACCGGTGGTATTGAGGACGACCGAGGACATGCTCTCGTTAGTCCCCTGGACCCTGCGCGAAGCTGCCTTTGCGCTCGGCGCGCCATATTACAAGGTGATCACCCAGGTAGTGTACCGGGGAGCTGCCACCGGCATCCTGACCGGCATTCTCCTTTCGATCGCACGGGTGGCTGGAGAGACAGCGCCGCTCCTCTTCACCTCATTTAATAACTCCTTCTTCTCGCTGAACATGAAGCAGCCAATCTCGTCGCTGACCGTCACGATATTTCAGTACGCCATGGGGCCGTATGACACCTGGCATGAACAGGCATGGGCAGCAGCTTTTGTGATCACCATATTCATCCTGATCCTGACCATTACCGGAAGGCTCATCATCAAATGGAGGTACCGATAGTGCCTGAGCAGATAGAGTTGAGAGTAAAAGGACTGAATTTTTATTATTCCGGCGGGATTCACGCCCTGAAACAGATCAATCTTCCGGTCCACAGCAATCAGGTAACAGCCCTGATCGGGCCGTCCGGCTGCGGAAAGACGACTCTCCTGAGGTGTTTTAACCGGATGCATGATCTCTATCCGGGTAACCGGTATGAGGGCGAGATCTATTTTGTAAAGGACGACATTCTCAGCCCTGATACGGACCTGATCAGCCTCAGAAGCAGGATCGGGATGGTATTTCAGAAGCCGACTCCGTTTCCAATGAGCATATTCGACAACATCGCATACGGCCTGAAGCTGAAGGGTATCAAAAAGAGGGCTGAGCTTTCGGAGCGCGTAGAAAAGGCCCTCAGGCATGCTGCGCTCTGGGATGAGGCTAAAGACAAGCTCAACGCCAGCGCCTACGATCTTTCCGGGGGCCAGCAGCAGAGACTGGTTATTGCGAGAGCGCTGGCCGTCAATCCTGAGGTGCTTCTCTTTGATGAGCCGACCTCTGCGCTTGATCCTATTTCTACTGCCAAGATAGAGGAGCTCTTCGAAACACTTAAAAAGGATGTTACAATTATCATCGTTACGCATAATATGCAGCAGGCGGCCCGTATCTCGGACCGGACAGGATTCATGATGCTGGGAGAACTGATCGAGTTCGACAGGACGGACAAGATCTTTACTGCTCCGTCTGAGAAACTGACTGAAGACTATGTTACCGGGAGGTTTGGATAATGACTGTTTTTGACGAGGAACTGCAGCATCTGAAGGAGAAACTGCTCAGGATGGGGTCACTGGTGGAGGACGCGATCAAGAACTCCGTTCATGCCCTGGTTGAGCGTGACAATACGCTTGCACATACGGTGATAGACAACGATCGTATGGTCAATACCCTTGATGTGGAGATCGATGAAGAGTCGATCCGCCTCATAGCCCTCAGACAGCCAAAGGCAACCGATCTCCGTTTTATCACCATGGCCATGAAGATAACCACGGACCTGGAACGCATGGGAGACTTTGCCGTTAATATCGCGGAAAGGGCCCTCGAACTGAACGAAGAGCCCGTACTGAAGCCCTACATTGATATACCGAAGATGCGGGCCATAGCCCAGGGCATGATACGTGATGCGCTCGACGCCTTTGTGCGCAAGGACAAGAACCTTGCCATGAACGTGATCATGAGAGACGACCAGGTGGATGACCTCAAACGCGATGTACTGCAGGAGTTGGCCTTTTTTATGACCCGGGACCCTTCAACCATTTCACGCGCCATGAAGGTCAGTTTTGTCGCCCAATATCTCGAGCGTGTTGCAGATCATGCCACCAATATTGCCGAGATGGTTATCTACCTTGTGGAAGGAAAAATAATCCGTCACATGGCCCCGCCGACCGAACCATGACACTGCTTGCATGAAGCGTTGACGATCAGCTGTTCATCAGCGCTTTTGTCTTTTCAATAACCTCGGCTACCTTCACCTTGACTGCTTCTTTGGTCTTCCGGTCCTTGATCTCGACAAGGCCTTCCTTCAGATTTTTCTCTCCGATAATCACCTGCGTCGGGATGCCGATGAGATCTGCATCCTTGAACTTCACGCCTGCCCGTTCATCGCGGTCGTCCATGAGCACATCAATCCGCAGCTTCTTCAGCCCGCGGTACAGTTCTTCAGCGGTTTCGACGGTCCCGGGATCCTTCATGTTCAGCGGAATGAGCTCGACATCGAAGGGCGCGATGCTCCTTGGCCAGATGATGCCGTCCTTGTCGTTGTTCTGTTCGATGGCCGCTGCGGCAATGCGGGCCGGACCGATACCATAGCTGCCCATGACCAGCGGTTTTTCATTGCCATGCTCATCAAGGAAGACTGCTTTGAGGGATTCGGAGTATTTTGTGCCTAACTTGAAAATATTGCCGATCTCGATGACGCGCTCAACACCAAGTTCAGTATTGCATTTGGTGCATGCCTCTCCCTCTTTTGCGATATGAATGTCGTGCCACTCGGCAGTAAAGTCCCTGCCTGCCTGAATGCCCCTGATATGATAATGCTGTTTATTTGCCCCGCTGACATAGGTGCCTTCCTGCAGACAGGTATCGCCAACGATCCGTATGCCCTGATGTCCCATCGGACCGATAAAGCCGGCCTCTACACCGAGGACCTCTTTTACCTCGGCCTTCTGCGCAGGTCTGTGCTGACCGACGACCTTTGCGAGTTTCTTCTCATGCACCTCCTGATCTCCGCGCACCAGCGCAAGCACCGGACCGCTGTCGGAAATCACGAGTACGCTCTTGATGAAATATTCCGGGGAAACTTTCAGAAAATTTGAAACCTCAAGGATCGTTCTCTTTTCGGGTGTATGGACCTCTTCAGTCTGCCAGTTTTTATTTTCGATCTTTTTCGGGATCGAGAGGGCGAGTTCCACGTTTGCCGAGTACCCGCAGCCCGGACAGATGGCAACATTGTCTTCACCTGCTGCGCTGGGCGCCATGAACTCGTGTGAGTAGCCGCCTCCCATCATGCCGGGGTCTGATTCGACCTGCATAAATTTCAGGCCGCAGCGGTTAAAGATCCTGTGGTATGCCTCTGCATGAAGAAGATAGTTTTTGTCGAGGCATTCCTCGTCTGCGTCAAAGCTGTAGCTGTCTTTCATAATAAATTCACGCGTGCGGAGTATGCCGCTTTTGGGCCGAGCTTCATCTCTGAGCTTGGTCTGAATCTGGTACCAGACCTGGGGAAGGTCACGGTACGAACGGATCTCACGCGATGCGAGCCATGTCATGATCTCCTCATGGGTCATACCGAGGCAGAAATCGCGTTCATTGCGGTCCTTGAGCCGGAACATTTCGCCGCCAATCACGTCCCAGCGGCCTGTCTGCTGCCATATCTCGGCAGGGTGGAGGATCGGCATGGATATCTCCTGCGCTTCGATCGACTCCATCTCCTCTTTTAAAATTGCGTTAATTTTACCCAGAACCCTCCAGCCAAGCGGAAGAAAAATATATAGCCCTGCGGCAAGCTGGCGCACATAGCCCGCACGCAGCATAAGAATATGGCTTACGGCTTCTGCATCGGCAGGGGCCTCCCTCAGTGTCGGTATGAACATCTTCGAAAATCGCATTAGATCCTCCGGAAAAAAGTATCGATTAGACTAAAGCCATTGTCAGTGCCGAGTCAAGGCCTGCTATTTGATCTTTATACCGTCAAAGGGGCAGTATTTCCACCTGAGATCAAGTTTTTTTCCGCAGAGTTCGCAGGTTTTCTCGCTCACGGCACCGGCATTCATATCTATTGCCTTGCCGTCAGAAAGAATATCTTTTACATAGGAGAGGACCACAAAGATCCTGTCATTATTATCGCGGGGATCTATCGGCCTGAGAAAAAAACCGAGCCTGTCGAGATGAAAACTGTGTGAATACCCTTCTATGACCTCATTGTCCATGAAGGTTACAGAGATTCTGCGCTCCGACGCCGACTTCTCTGATGCAGCCTTCTCGGGAGGGCGGTTGTGCGGCGCCTTGCTGCCTTCGAGCGTTTTTACAAAAAATACTGCCTTGAGGTCATCGATAGGCACTTCGATCATCGGGTCGGATGTATTGTCCACAGTCATATGAAACGAGTTTCTGAAGGGAAGAAAGTCCCCGGTCATACCCTTG comes from the Nitrospirota bacterium genome and includes:
- the pstB gene encoding phosphate ABC transporter ATP-binding protein PstB; the protein is MGSSFCDHHIHPDPDHYRKAHHQMEVPIVPEQIELRVKGLNFYYSGGIHALKQINLPVHSNQVTALIGPSGCGKTTLLRCFNRMHDLYPGNRYEGEIYFVKDDILSPDTDLISLRSRIGMVFQKPTPFPMSIFDNIAYGLKLKGIKKRAELSERVEKALRHAALWDEAKDKLNASAYDLSGGQQQRLVIARALAVNPEVLLFDEPTSALDPISTAKIEELFETLKKDVTIIIVTHNMQQAARISDRTGFMMLGELIEFDRTDKIFTAPSEKLTEDYVTGRFG
- a CDS encoding PAS domain S-box protein; translated protein: MNHYRIIGKMLLISALLGVLFWLLDSAVDSYLLESSFLHQIVSLQAGELWMRLFVFLSFIGFGFYAGVLISRAEKAEEMSRRDREFTETVLNGMHDAISVIDTHDFRIVDVNAAFLSEMGLTRNEVIGKTCHEVTHRSAAPCAAPGHPCPLYDTVNLGRYATYEHVHFCADGRKIHAEVSTSPIRNDSGQVVRVIHVSRNITARKAAETQMRKLSTAVEKAADMIVITNSSGVIEYVNPAFENLTGYTREEAVGKTPRILKSGLHSDDFYRQLWETILAGKIYRDVFINRKKNGELYYDECTITPMRNEQNVITHFIATAKVITERIVAENALRESEERMRTITEMAGSAIVMIDADGAVSFWNPAAERLFGYLAEEAMGKDLHKIIVPRRHYEDFRKGFAVFATTGAGAVVGKTLEMTAQKKDGTEFPVDLSISGIRIKDQWHAVGIIGDITERKQAEQKLREFAEKDALTGILNRRKFYEILEQEKARAERYARSLSLIMFDIDHFKAVNDTFGHAAGDKVLKKTAAVVIDHIRKSDVLGRIGGEEFAVLATETTVESALALAEKIRAAIENTEHDTVGTITISIGVSAYDSGLSTDEFVRRSDEALYAAKNNGRNRVECYSTHGPVGTDAAFEI
- the phoU gene encoding phosphate signaling complex protein PhoU codes for the protein MTVFDEELQHLKEKLLRMGSLVEDAIKNSVHALVERDNTLAHTVIDNDRMVNTLDVEIDEESIRLIALRQPKATDLRFITMAMKITTDLERMGDFAVNIAERALELNEEPVLKPYIDIPKMRAIAQGMIRDALDAFVRKDKNLAMNVIMRDDQVDDLKRDVLQELAFFMTRDPSTISRAMKVSFVAQYLERVADHATNIAEMVIYLVEGKIIRHMAPPTEP
- the pstS gene encoding phosphate ABC transporter substrate-binding protein PstS, producing MKLIKLVLALALVFSAAHVQAAETLNGAGATFPYPVYSAWAFEYNKIAGVQLNYQSIGSGGGVRQVSERTVHFGASDDPLKPEQLQKDKLLQFPAVIGGVVPVGNLEGINPGQLKLDSDTLCRIFLGEIKTWDAAAVQKLNPGLKLPQGEITVVYRSDGSGTTAIFTHYMAEACPAWKTKVGEGKAVKFPIGIGGKGNEGVANYVKRTKNAIGYVEFAYAKQNKLDYTQLKNKAGNFVEPGFASFEDAAETGDFDAKKDFHLWLTNAPGKNSWPIAGATFILLAREKIDSNKNVVKFFDWAFKNGDNKAKELVYVPLPKSLKEKVRTYWKANGIQ
- the pstA gene encoding phosphate ABC transporter permease PstA, translating into MTSQQKRKIEGSIALTLSTLAAVLGLFWLVFILGDVLVHGLKALNFSLFINDPSPPGTDGGGLKNAFVGQLIITIFATLIGVPIGVLGGTFLAEYARGSKIARIISILSDIMVSVPSIVIGTFIYAVLVRPIGHFSGWAGAIALSIIMIPVVLRTTEDMLSLVPWTLREAAFALGAPYYKVITQVVYRGAATGILTGILLSIARVAGETAPLLFTSFNNSFFSLNMKQPISSLTVTIFQYAMGPYDTWHEQAWAAAFVITIFILILTITGRLIIKWRYR
- a CDS encoding proline--tRNA ligase, whose protein sequence is MRFSKMFIPTLREAPADAEAVSHILMLRAGYVRQLAAGLYIFLPLGWRVLGKINAILKEEMESIEAQEISMPILHPAEIWQQTGRWDVIGGEMFRLKDRNERDFCLGMTHEEIMTWLASREIRSYRDLPQVWYQIQTKLRDEARPKSGILRTREFIMKDSYSFDADEECLDKNYLLHAEAYHRIFNRCGLKFMQVESDPGMMGGGYSHEFMAPSAAGEDNVAICPGCGYSANVELALSIPKKIENKNWQTEEVHTPEKRTILEVSNFLKVSPEYFIKSVLVISDSGPVLALVRGDQEVHEKKLAKVVGQHRPAQKAEVKEVLGVEAGFIGPMGHQGIRIVGDTCLQEGTYVSGANKQHYHIRGIQAGRDFTAEWHDIHIAKEGEACTKCNTELGVERVIEIGNIFKLGTKYSESLKAVFLDEHGNEKPLVMGSYGIGPARIAAAAIEQNNDKDGIIWPRSIAPFDVELIPLNMKDPGTVETAEELYRGLKKLRIDVLMDDRDERAGVKFKDADLIGIPTQVIIGEKNLKEGLVEIKDRKTKEAVKVKVAEVIEKTKALMNS
- the pstC gene encoding phosphate ABC transporter permease subunit PstC: MAAISKKNPIDLIFSFITALASFSVIVFIVGILYVLVSESSLAIGRFGIIKFLTSTHWNPVTESFGALTNIYGTILTTFISLLIAIPVAIGMAVFVTEISPNFLKTPIGIAIELLAAIPSIIYGMWGLFTLSPIMANYVEPFLKKATAGIPLVNILFHGTPMGIDILTASIILSIMIIPFTASISRDSFNLTPAVVKESAYALGATKWEVVKNVVIPYSKLGVFGGIVLSLGRALGETMAVAFVLGNNHRITTSLLDAAATITVTLANEFAEADNDVYLSALFYLALVLFVMSFITLAIAKFFLLKAERKYSR